Proteins found in one Bombus terrestris chromosome 1, iyBomTerr1.2, whole genome shotgun sequence genomic segment:
- the LOC100644709 gene encoding hrp65 protein isoform X3 — translation MAGIETPKVIQEPQNISTENSNENPRERNPPGDNRNPRGRRGGARFSGGRGGGMSGGNRYSDGPDRIMERIMSISGPTHDLPPQETIEKKFSGRNRLYIGNLTNDVTEEEIQQMFQQYGETSELFLNKEKNFSFVKMDYRVNAEKAKHELDRKMVKGRALKVRFAPLDSTIKVKNLTPWISNELLEKAFSVFGEIERAIVIVDKKGKSSGEGIIEFCKKNSAQLALRKCTEGCYRLTASPLPVIVELFEQQDDIDGYPDKSLPRTTEFFKAREIGPRFAEVGSFEYEYGTRWKQLYELRKQKIEAIEREMAIEEEKLEAQMEFERCEFETKRLREELRMREADRERQKREWEMKERQAEEQRTREEELRRRQQEEMAMAIRRQEEELHRRQQENNLFLQGQAMRGGGGSGIVGKGYDPISNDRDGFGQPDGGSNMPVR, via the exons ATGGCAGGAATTGAAACACCTAAAGTAATACAAGAACCTCAGAATATTTCTACAGAAAATAGTAATGAAAATCCACGGGAACGGAATCCTCCGGGCGATAATCGCAATCCGCGTGGTCGAAGAGGAGGAGCACGTTTTTCTGGTGGACGCGGTGGCGGAATGAGCGGAGGAAACAGATATAGCGATGGACCc GATCGCATAATGGAGCGAATTATGAGTATTAGTGGACCTACGCATGATTTGCCACCTCAAGAAACTATAGAAAAAAAATTTAGTGGTCGTAATCGTCTATATATTGGAAACTTGACAAATGACGTTACAGAAGAGGAGATCCAACAGATGTTTCAACAATATGGTGAAACATCTGaactttttctaaataaagagaaaaatttttcatttgttaaaATG GATTACAGGGTAAATGCTGAGAAAGCAAAACATGAATTAGATCGCAAAATGGTTAAAGGACGTGCACTTAAAGTTCGATTTGCTCCTCTTGATTCAACAATTAAAGTTAAGAATCTTACACCTTGGATTTCAAATGAATTGCTTGAAAAAGCATTCAGTGTCTTTGGTGAAATTGAACGTGCTATAGTTATAGTAGATAAAAAAGGGAAGTCCAGTGGAGAAGGAATTATAGAATTTTGCAAGAAGAACTCAGCCCAACTTGCTTTGCGGAAATGCACAGAAGGATGCTACCGTCTAACAGC gtCTCCATTACCTGTGATTGTTGAATTATTTGAACAACAAGATGATATAGATGGTTATCCGGACAAAAGTTTACCCCGAActactgaattttttaaagctCGTGAAATTGGTCCAAGATTTGCAGAAGTAGGAAGTTTTGAATATGAGTATGGAACAAGATGGAAACAACTTTATGAATTACGTAAACAAAAAATAGAAGCAATAGAAAGAGAAATGGCAATCGAGGAAGAAAAATTGGAAGCTCAAATGGAGTTCGAACGATGCGAGTTCGAAACTAAGCGTTTAAGAGAAG AATTGCGTATGCGCGAGGCTGATCGTGAGAGGCAAAAAAGAGAAtgggaaatgaaagaaagacaGGCTGAAGAACAAAGAACACGCGAGGAAGAGTTACGAAGGCGACAGCAAGAAGAAATGGCAATGGCTATTAGAAGACAAGAAGAGGAGCTGCATAGGCGTCAAcaggaaaataatttatttttgcag ggACAAGCAATGAGAGGAGGCGGAGGAAGTGGAATAGTAGGGAAAGGTTATGATCCCATTAGTAACGATCGCGATGGATTTGGACAACCTGATG GTGGAAGCAACATGCCAGTG AGATGA
- the LOC100644709 gene encoding hrp65 protein isoform X1, with product MAGIETPKVIQEPQNISTENSNENPRERNPPGDNRNPRGRRGGARFSGGRGGGMSGGNRYSDGPDRIMERIMSISGPTHDLPPQETIEKKFSGRNRLYIGNLTNDVTEEEIQQMFQQYGETSELFLNKEKNFSFVKMDYRVNAEKAKHELDRKMVKGRALKVRFAPLDSTIKVKNLTPWISNELLEKAFSVFGEIERAIVIVDKKGKSSGEGIIEFCKKNSAQLALRKCTEGCYRLTASPLPVIVELFEQQDDIDGYPDKSLPRTTEFFKAREIGPRFAEVGSFEYEYGTRWKQLYELRKQKIEAIEREMAIEEEKLEAQMEFERCEFETKRLREELRMREADRERQKREWEMKERQAEEQRTREEELRRRQQEEMAMAIRRQEEELHRRQQENNLFLQGQAMRGGGGSGIVGKGYDPISNDRDGFGQPDGGSNMPVDPKTFMNAYNNMDRGSRGVYNDDRSQMDLRDTRVNMGGNRGGGRGNSAGGRWQGGNDRNRQNDYPNKRRRY from the exons ATGGCAGGAATTGAAACACCTAAAGTAATACAAGAACCTCAGAATATTTCTACAGAAAATAGTAATGAAAATCCACGGGAACGGAATCCTCCGGGCGATAATCGCAATCCGCGTGGTCGAAGAGGAGGAGCACGTTTTTCTGGTGGACGCGGTGGCGGAATGAGCGGAGGAAACAGATATAGCGATGGACCc GATCGCATAATGGAGCGAATTATGAGTATTAGTGGACCTACGCATGATTTGCCACCTCAAGAAACTATAGAAAAAAAATTTAGTGGTCGTAATCGTCTATATATTGGAAACTTGACAAATGACGTTACAGAAGAGGAGATCCAACAGATGTTTCAACAATATGGTGAAACATCTGaactttttctaaataaagagaaaaatttttcatttgttaaaATG GATTACAGGGTAAATGCTGAGAAAGCAAAACATGAATTAGATCGCAAAATGGTTAAAGGACGTGCACTTAAAGTTCGATTTGCTCCTCTTGATTCAACAATTAAAGTTAAGAATCTTACACCTTGGATTTCAAATGAATTGCTTGAAAAAGCATTCAGTGTCTTTGGTGAAATTGAACGTGCTATAGTTATAGTAGATAAAAAAGGGAAGTCCAGTGGAGAAGGAATTATAGAATTTTGCAAGAAGAACTCAGCCCAACTTGCTTTGCGGAAATGCACAGAAGGATGCTACCGTCTAACAGC gtCTCCATTACCTGTGATTGTTGAATTATTTGAACAACAAGATGATATAGATGGTTATCCGGACAAAAGTTTACCCCGAActactgaattttttaaagctCGTGAAATTGGTCCAAGATTTGCAGAAGTAGGAAGTTTTGAATATGAGTATGGAACAAGATGGAAACAACTTTATGAATTACGTAAACAAAAAATAGAAGCAATAGAAAGAGAAATGGCAATCGAGGAAGAAAAATTGGAAGCTCAAATGGAGTTCGAACGATGCGAGTTCGAAACTAAGCGTTTAAGAGAAG AATTGCGTATGCGCGAGGCTGATCGTGAGAGGCAAAAAAGAGAAtgggaaatgaaagaaagacaGGCTGAAGAACAAAGAACACGCGAGGAAGAGTTACGAAGGCGACAGCAAGAAGAAATGGCAATGGCTATTAGAAGACAAGAAGAGGAGCTGCATAGGCGTCAAcaggaaaataatttatttttgcag ggACAAGCAATGAGAGGAGGCGGAGGAAGTGGAATAGTAGGGAAAGGTTATGATCCCATTAGTAACGATCGCGATGGATTTGGACAACCTGATG GTGGAAGCAACATGCCAGTG GATCCAAAGACATTTATGAATGCTTATAATAATATGGATCGTGGTAGTCGTGGGGTTTACAACGATGATCGTAGTCAAATGGATTTGAGGGATACGAGGGTCAATATGGGTGGTAATAGGGGTGGTGGTCGTGGAAATAGTGCTGGTGGACGTTGGCAAGGTGGAAATGATCGTAATCGTCAGAATGATTATCCTAATAAAAGGAGACGCTATTAA
- the LOC100644709 gene encoding hrp65 protein isoform X2: MAGIETPKVIQEPQNISTENSNENPRERNPPGDNRNPRGRRGGARFSGGRGGGMSGGNRYSDGPDRIMERIMSISGPTHDLPPQETIEKKFSGRNRLYIGNLTNDVTEEEIQQMFQQYGETSELFLNKEKNFSFVKMDYRVNAEKAKHELDRKMVKGRALKVRFAPLDSTIKVKNLTPWISNELLEKAFSVFGEIERAIVIVDKKGKSSGEGIIEFCKKNSAQLALRKCTEGCYRLTASPLPVIVELFEQQDDIDGYPDKSLPRTTEFFKAREIGPRFAEVGSFEYEYGTRWKQLYELRKQKIEAIEREMAIEEEKLEAQMEFERCEFETKRLREELRMREADRERQKREWEMKERQAEEQRTREEELRRRQQEEMAMAIRRQEEELHRRQQENNLFLQGQAMRGGGGSGIVGKGYDPISNDRDGFGQPDGGSNMPVALIAVPG; the protein is encoded by the exons ATGGCAGGAATTGAAACACCTAAAGTAATACAAGAACCTCAGAATATTTCTACAGAAAATAGTAATGAAAATCCACGGGAACGGAATCCTCCGGGCGATAATCGCAATCCGCGTGGTCGAAGAGGAGGAGCACGTTTTTCTGGTGGACGCGGTGGCGGAATGAGCGGAGGAAACAGATATAGCGATGGACCc GATCGCATAATGGAGCGAATTATGAGTATTAGTGGACCTACGCATGATTTGCCACCTCAAGAAACTATAGAAAAAAAATTTAGTGGTCGTAATCGTCTATATATTGGAAACTTGACAAATGACGTTACAGAAGAGGAGATCCAACAGATGTTTCAACAATATGGTGAAACATCTGaactttttctaaataaagagaaaaatttttcatttgttaaaATG GATTACAGGGTAAATGCTGAGAAAGCAAAACATGAATTAGATCGCAAAATGGTTAAAGGACGTGCACTTAAAGTTCGATTTGCTCCTCTTGATTCAACAATTAAAGTTAAGAATCTTACACCTTGGATTTCAAATGAATTGCTTGAAAAAGCATTCAGTGTCTTTGGTGAAATTGAACGTGCTATAGTTATAGTAGATAAAAAAGGGAAGTCCAGTGGAGAAGGAATTATAGAATTTTGCAAGAAGAACTCAGCCCAACTTGCTTTGCGGAAATGCACAGAAGGATGCTACCGTCTAACAGC gtCTCCATTACCTGTGATTGTTGAATTATTTGAACAACAAGATGATATAGATGGTTATCCGGACAAAAGTTTACCCCGAActactgaattttttaaagctCGTGAAATTGGTCCAAGATTTGCAGAAGTAGGAAGTTTTGAATATGAGTATGGAACAAGATGGAAACAACTTTATGAATTACGTAAACAAAAAATAGAAGCAATAGAAAGAGAAATGGCAATCGAGGAAGAAAAATTGGAAGCTCAAATGGAGTTCGAACGATGCGAGTTCGAAACTAAGCGTTTAAGAGAAG AATTGCGTATGCGCGAGGCTGATCGTGAGAGGCAAAAAAGAGAAtgggaaatgaaagaaagacaGGCTGAAGAACAAAGAACACGCGAGGAAGAGTTACGAAGGCGACAGCAAGAAGAAATGGCAATGGCTATTAGAAGACAAGAAGAGGAGCTGCATAGGCGTCAAcaggaaaataatttatttttgcag ggACAAGCAATGAGAGGAGGCGGAGGAAGTGGAATAGTAGGGAAAGGTTATGATCCCATTAGTAACGATCGCGATGGATTTGGACAACCTGATG GTGGAAGCAACATGCCAGTG GCGCTTATAGCAGTTCCTGGCTGA
- the LOC100646400 gene encoding ionotropic receptor 25a, with protein MRLVGFTIAVCGFLQFCGESAVYAQRNVVGNRGSTKTRAVNLYLINDEANKVAKSSIIAALETIKEKYPNYLGEVWSVQVNESDVNDTLDRICKPWDSAVKEGGTRVPDLVIDTTTAGLGAKISNSFTAALGIPTLSAQYGQEGDLLYWRNLNTDQESYLIQVMPPTDLIPEAIRQLCIQLNITNAAILYDHNFVMDHKYKSLLLNVPTRHVINEASQQVMEMRTQLPRLRDLDIVNYFILGDENTINIALEAAEALNFTGKKYGWFLLTPQLNVWPRCECRNMNILFMKPEFNKKSPIESSLSKPVISSAFYYDLIQLGVRAMKSALDDGEWPIEPRHITCDKYDKTNTPERKVNFFNRLKETYKNMTPTYAGIKWGSKNGEHRANFEMSIHLVDIKDGIVSNTIDSGSWNASISAPLQITNNDVMNTTAVKSYRVVTIIHPPFVMYNEENGTYYGFCIDLLDEIKDTVGFQYEIRETEDRRYGSLNPNGSWNGMMRELIDKRADIALGSVWVTAERERVVDFTVPYYDLVGLSIMMLKTKTTSSLFKFLTVLENEVWFCILAAYLFTSVLLWIFDRWSPYSYQNNREKYKDDDEKREFNLRECFWFCMTSLTPQGGGEAPKNLSGRLVAATWWLFGFIIIASYTANLAAFLTVSRLEIPIETLEDLSKQYKIQYAPVINSSAYIYFKRMAAIEWKFYDIWKEMSLNDSLSDVERANLAVWDYPVSDKYTKMLQAMEEAGFPASTEEALRRVRRLDSNNEFAYIEDSTTIKYLTMTNCDLIQVGEDFSRKPYAIAVQQGSPLKDQFNNAILILLNKRKLEKLKDTWWKKNPDRKDCDAENSQSDGISIQNIGGVFVVIFLGIIFACFTLAFEYWYYRHRTKITKINLNSTTKGKVTQVKPLRFNLQPAPTHGFQNSQLRPRF; from the exons ATGAGGCTCGTGGGATTTACGATCGCCGTGTGTGGATTCCTCCAATTTTGCGGTGAATCTGCGGTTTACGCGCAGAGGAACGTCGTGGGCAATCGAGGGTCTACAAAGACAAGAGCTGTTAATCTTT ATCTTATTAACGACGAAGCCAACAAAGTAGCAAAGAGTAGCATAATAGCGGCGTTAGAGACAATCAAAGAAAAATACCCGAATTATTTGGGCGAAGTTTGGAGCGTTCAAGTGAATGAATCTGACGTCAACGATACTCTCGATCGTATCTGCAAACCTTGGGATTCGGCTGTAAAAGAAGGAGGAACCAGAGTTCCAGATTTAGTTATAGACACGACGACAGCCGGTTTAGGGGCCAAGATATCTAACTCATTCACAGCTGCTTTGGGAATCCCCACGTTATCCGCTCAATACGGTCAAGAAGGAGATCTTTTATACTGGAGGAACTTAAACACAGACCAGGAATCCTATTTGATTCAAGTGATGCCTCCGACAGACTTAATACCAGAAGCGATCAGACAATTGTGTATTCAGTTGAACATAACAAACGCTGCGATTCTGTACGATCATAATTTCGTCATGGatcataaatataaaagtttgtTGTTGAACGTGCCAACAAGACACGTGATCAACGAAGCTTCTCAGCAAGTAATGGAAATGAGAACACAGTTGCCTCGTTTACGAGATTTGGATATAGTGAACTATTTCATTCTTGGTGATGAAAATACCATCAATATAGCTCTGGAAGCGGCGGAAGCTTTAAACTTTACTGGCAAAAAGTACGGTTGGTTTTTATTGACACCGCAACTTAACGTTTGGCCGAGATGCGAGTGTAGAAATATGAACATCCTCTTCATGAAGCCAGAATTTAACAAGAAAAGCCCGATAGAGTCGTCTTTGTCAAAACCGGTTATTTCTTCCGCATTTTATTATGATTTAATACAATTAGGCGTTCGGGCAATGAAATCGGCCTTGGATGACGGAGAATGGCCAATAGAACCTCGGCATATCACATGTGACAAATATGATAAAACTAATACTCCAGAAAGGAAGGTGAACTTTTTTAATAGGTTAAAGGAAACTTATAAAAACATGACACCGACTTATGCTGGGATTAAATGGGGATCGAAGAATGGAGAACATCGGGCCAACTTCGAGATGTCCATTCATTTAGTGGACATAAAAGATGGCATTGTTTCAAACACTATCGATAGTGGATCTTGGAACGCGAGCATCTCCGCACCATTGCAG ATAACGAATAACGACGTGATGAATACCACAGCGGTGAAGAGCTACCGTGTAGTCACCATAATTCATCCGCCATTTGTGATGTACAATGAAGAAAACGGCACGTATTACGGTTTCTGCATCGACTTGCTGGACGAGATTAAAGACACGGTAGGCTTTCAGTACGAAATACGAGAAACGGAGGACAGACGATATGGAAGTTTAAATCCAAATGGGAGTTGGAACGGAATGATGAGAGAGCTGATCGACAAACGAGCTGATATCGCTCTAGGATCGGTCTGGGTCACAGCGGAGAGGGAGAGGGTGGTCGATTTCACGGTGCCTTACTACGATCTGGTCGGTCTGTCCATCATGATGTTGAAAACGAAAACAACCAGCTCGCTGTTCAAATTCCTCACGGTATTGGAGAACGAGGTCTGGTTCTGTATCCTAGCCGCTTACCTCTTTACCAGCGTCTTGTTGTGGATCTTCGACCGTTGGTCTCCGTACAGCTATCAGAACAATCGAGAAAAGTACAAGGACGACGACGAGAAAAGAGAATTCAATTTAAGGGAGTGTTTCTGGTTTTGTATGACTTCCTTGACGCCACAGGGTGGCGGAGAGGCCCCAAAAAATCTTTCCGGACGACTGGTCGCTGCTACTTGGTGGTTATTCGGATTTATAATCATCGCGTCGTACACGGCGAATTTAGCTGCGTTTCTGACAGTGTCCAGGCTAGAAATTCCAATCGAAACGTTGGAGGATCTCAGCAAACAGTATAAGATTCAATATGCGCCAGTGATAAATTCTTCAGCTTATATTTACTTCAAGAGAATGGCTGCCATTGAATGGAAATTCTATGA CATCTGGAAGGAAATGAGCCTTAACGATAGTTTGTCAGATGTAGAGAGGGCAAACTTGGCAGTGTGGGATTACCCTGTCAGTGACAAATACACGAAAATGTTGCAAGCCATGGAAGAGGCTGGATTTCCAGCTTCCACCGAAGAAGCGCTACGACGAGTTCGGCGTCTTGATTCGAATAACGAGTTCGCTTATATAGAAGATTCAACGACCATTAAGTATCTTACTATGACGAACTGTGACCTGATCCAAGTAGGCGAAGATTTTTCGAGGAAGCCTTACGCGATTGCCGTTCAACAGGGATCGCCATTGAAGGATCAGTTTAACAACGC AATTTTGATACTACTAAACAAGAGGAAATTGGAGAAATTAAAGGACACATGGTGGAAGAAGAACCCTGACAGAAAAGACTGCGACGCAGAAAACAGTCAAAGTGACGGTATAAGCATCCAAAATATCGGAGGAGTATTCGTTGTTATATTTCTAGGTATTATTTTTGCTTGTTTCACTTTGGCCTTTGAATACTGGTATTATCGACACCGTACGAAGATCACGAAGATTAATCTAAACAGCACAACCAAAGGAAAAGTCACACAAGTAAAACCACTTAGATTCAACTTACAGCCAGCGCCTACGCACGGTTTTCAGAATAGCCAACTCAGACCAAGATTTTGA